GACTCGAGCACGATGGCGTCGGAGCCGCGCAGCCGCTCCAGGACGAGGTTCGAAAGAAACCCCAGGTCGAGCGCGATCGAGATCCTCACCCCGTCCTTCTCCAGGACGAAGCCGAGCGGGTCGGTCGCGTCGTGGGGGACCGAAAAGCCGGTGACGCCGATCCCCCCGATCTGGAAACCTTCGCCCGGGCGGATCGACCGGAGCCTGCGTTCGTCGAGCCGCAGGCCCGAACCGCCGAACGCCTCCTCCGTCATGAAGACGGGGATGTCGAGGCCCTTGGCGAAGGGGCCGACCCCCCGGCAGTGGTCGCCGTGCTCGTGGGAGATCACGATGGCCGACACCCTCTCCGGTTCCAGCCCGATTTCACGCAGCCTGCGCGCGGTTTCCCGCCCGCTCAGCCCGACATCGACCAGGATATGGGTCTCCCCGTCGCTCACCAGGGTGGCGTTGCCCGAACTGCCGCTTCCCAGCACCGTGAAACAGAGCCCCATCGGTCACGCACCCGCGGGCGCAGCCCCGAAGTCCGCGCCGGCCCCGCTGCCGAGGGCGGTCAGGGCGAGGGAGGGGGGATCGAACACGCGGCCGGCCAGGGCGCGGATCTCCCGCGCCGTGACCCGGTCGACCGCTTTCAGGATCTCCTCCGGTTCCTGGCACTTCCCGTGATACATCATCTGCTGGGCCAGGTGCGTCATCCGGTTGCCGGAACTCTCCAGCCCCAGCATGATCGAACCCTTCAGGCACTCCCGGGCGCGCTCGAGCTCCCCGTGCGCCACCGGCCGCTCCCTCAGCCGGCGCAGCTCCCGGAGCGTCAGCTCCACCACCTCCGCCGCCCGGGCGGGGGCGCACCCGGCGTAGACCACGAGCGAGCCGGTGTCCCGGTAGAGGTTCAGCATCGAGTAAATGGAATAGACCAGCCCCCGCTTTTCG
The window above is part of the Acidobacteriota bacterium genome. Proteins encoded here:
- a CDS encoding MBL fold metallo-hydrolase yields the protein MGLCFTVLGSGSSGNATLVSDGETHILVDVGLSGRETARRLREIGLEPERVSAIVISHEHGDHCRGVGPFAKGLDIPVFMTEEAFGGSGLRLDERRLRSIRPGEGFQIGGIGVTGFSVPHDATDPLGFVLEKDGVRISIALDLGFLSNLVLERLRGSDAIVLESNHDERLLKVGPYPWALKQRVMSRRGHLSNDSVAHYLAHDFDGRAAVVVLAHLSKQNNLPELALLSARRALEERAGPQAPQTRIELAHPDRIGPTFRY